The Fusarium falciforme chromosome 8, complete sequence region TCCCAGTGACTGGAGCGCTAGAAACATCGGAAACGCCCACAGCCCACCCGCTCATGTTGCGAATGCATCATGCATCATGATCTCGGCTCATCTTGAACCGCCCATGGCCGGACTCTGAGGCCGGACTTGCAGGTCCGAGTGAGGGGAACCCGGCCGCCAAGTCTTAGGGAGGGCACCCAACAGGCAAGTCCGCGGGATGAGCAGCCCTTCAAGATCTCGCTATTGCAATTCCCCCGAGCCATCCGCCGTCTGCCCATGATGATCCTATGAGAAACCACACCCTGTTCTTCCATGGAACAGTTAGAACCCCCCGCGCCCAAGAATTGATGCCCCGCCCCCAGATTCTAGCGGCATTAGCGTCCTCGGGTCCCACTATCAGCGCCCCGTGGCCCACTGCCCGGGGCGGCTAATAGAACCCCGGGCCAGGGCTTCTAGGCCCGAGCTCCAGCGGGCGGGCGGTGGGAGGTGACTCGAACGAGGAATGCCGAGTGACGTCCCAGACAAGGAGGGAAAACACATGACACGGAGACGAGGTCAGCCCCTCTTCGGATGACCCTTGATGTCTgtcttcttttctctctctctttttttctagATTTTTTCTAGCTGTTGTCCTTTGTGTGTTTGGAGACGCAAGTCTCAGAGAGTACTGTACCCGCTAGAAGCAGCTCTTCTCCGATCTCGCTGCTGGCCTCCATGGGCTTTCTCCATCATGGTAGCCAACATGCTTCGCCCGCTGGCCACGACCGCGGCTCCAGCCTCGGCTTCTGAGCTGTGCGCTTCCTCCTGCTTTGTATCAAAGCAATTGAAGCGTTACAAAGTCCGAGGTGAGCTCTCTGAAGCTGCTGGAAGCTCCATTGACCCGAGCTAACTAGAGCTTTGCTCCAGATGCCATCCTTTCCCGTCGCAAGCAATGGCAGAGCACGTTTGCCTCGTCTCGCCAGCGCGCAATTGCTCCCGCAATCTCGAAGCCTCTAGCATTGATTCGTCATGTCTCGGTTCCTGTGACTCCTCCTCGGACTTATTCCACCGTGGTGCTCCCCAAGACGACTCCCTACGATCACCTCACTGTTGGCGTCCCCACCGAAGTCTTTCCTGGAGAGCGCCGAGTTTCTCTGACACCTGCCAATGTAGCcctcttgaagaagaagggcttcAAGCAGGTTCTTGTTGAGCGCGGCGCTGGTACATCGGCAGACTTCCCCGATGCCGCTTATGAAGCGGCTGGCGCAACTCTCGTAACTGGTCCCAAGGATGTCTGGTCCAACGCCGACATTATCCTCAAGGTTCGCGGTCCTGGTCTTGGTGAAGTCGACTGCATGAAAGAAGGCCAAACCATCATCTCTCTGCTTCAACCCGCTCAGAACAAGGAACTCGTCGAAAAGATTGCCGCCAGGAAAGCCACTAGCTTCGCCATGGACATGATCCCCCGTATCTCTCGCGCCCAGGTCTTTGACGCTCTCAGCAGCATGGCCAACATTGCTGGCTACAAGGCTGTCCTCGAGGCTTCAAACGTGTTTGGTAGATTCTTGACTGGTCAGGTCACAGCTGCTGGAAAGATTCCCCCCTGCAAGGTTCTGGTTATCGGTGCCGGCGTTGCTGGCTTGAGTGCTATCGCTACTGCTCGTCGCATGGGAGCCATTGTCCGTGGCTTCGATACCAGATCTGCAGCTCGTGAGCAGGTTCAATCTCTTGGAGCCGAGTTCATCGAGGTCGAGCTTGAAGAAGACGGATCTGGCGCCGGTGGCTACGCAAAGGAAATGAGCAAGGAATTtatcgaggccgagatgaagcTCTTCAAGGAACAAGCCAAGGAAGTCGACATTATCATCACCACTGCATTGATTCCCGGAAAGCCTGCCCCGAAGCTCCTCAAGAACGATATTCTCGATGTCATGAAGCCTGGAAGTGTGATTGTCGATctggctgctgaggctggagGAAACTGTGAAGCTaccaagaagggcgagctGGCTGTTTACAACGACGTCAAGATTATTGGTATGTGACTCGTAGAGAGTGAAGTATTCTGCTAACTTGTACAGGATACACTGATCTGCCTTCTCGCTTGCCAACTCAGTCTTCTACGCTCTACTCCAACAACATCACCAAGTTCCTTCTCTCCATGGCCCCTGAACCCAAGGCTTTCGGTATCGATCTCTCGGATGAAGTTGTCCGAGGCGCCATCGTCACTCAAGACGGAGACATTCTCCCACCGGCCCCTCGACCTGCACCTCCTCCCGCGCCCGTCAAGACCGAACCCGTTGAAGCAGCCCCTGAACCCGTAGCTCTGACCCCCTGGCAAAAGAAGACCCGTGAAGTCGCTGGCGTCACAGCCGGAATGGGCAGCATCATTGCCCTCGGAAAGTGGACCAGCCCTCTTCTCATGTCCAATGCCTTTACTTTTGCTCTGGCTAGTCTCATCGGTTACCGTGCTGTCTGGGGTGTTGCGCCTGCGCTGCACTCTCCTCTCATGAGTGTCACCAACGCCATCTCTGGTATGGTCGGTATTGGTGGTCTGTTTATTCTCGGAGGTGGATTCTTGCCAGAGACTGTTCCCCAGGCTTTTGGTGCTCTGAGTGTTCTTCTCGCCTTTGTCaatgttggtggtggtttTGTCATTACCAAGCGCATGCTGGATATGTTTAAGCGTGAGTTACTCAAGACTCTTCAGAACTTGGCTAACAAGGTATAGGACCTACTGACCCTCCTGAGTATCCTTGGCTGTATGCTATCCCCGCTGCTCTCTGCGGTGGAGGCTTCGTTGCCGCTGCCTCTACTGGAGCCGCTGGTCTCGTCCAAGCCGGATATCTCATCAGCTCAGTCCTCTGCATCGGTTCCATCTCCAGTCTTGCTTCTCAGGCTACTGCCCGCATGGGAAACATGATTGGAATACTCGGTGTCGGCACTGGTGTCCTGGCTAGtcttcttgctgctggcTTTACCCCTGAGGTTCTCACACAGTTTGGTGGTCTCGCCGCTCTTGGTACCATTGCTGGTAAGTATTACCTGAAGTAAGGAGCATGGTTTCTGACAGTATAGGTTTCCTCATTGGCAAGCGTATTACTCCTACCGATCTCCCCCAAACTGTCGCTGCTCTTCACTCCGTCGTTGGTCTTGCCGCTGTCCTGACCAGCATCGGTAGTGTCATGGCTGATGTCATGGATCCCTCAACACTTCACCTCGTAACAGCCTACCTCGGTGTTCTCATTGGTAAGTCCACCGATGCTgtatcttataaatactgACCGTTTAGGTGGCATCACCTTTACCGGTTCCATCGTTGCCTTCCTCAAGCTCGGCGGCAGGATGAGCTCCAAGCCCAAGATTCTCCCTGGACGTCATGCCATCAACTCTGGGCTGCTGGCTACCAACGTTGCTACGATGGGAGCCTTTGTTACAATGGCACCAGGAAGTCCCATGATTGCAGCTGGAGCACTCGCTGCCAACGCTGCACTGAGCTTCATCAAGGGATACACAACTACCGCCGCCATTGGAGGTGCTGATATGCGTAAGTAGTTAAAGACTCTTGCGCGTCAAATGCTAACCGTTCCCAGCTGTCGTCATCACCGTCTTGAACGCTTACAGCGGCTTCGCCCTTGTCGCTGAGGGCTTCATGTTGGATAACCCCCTCCTCACCACCGTCGGAGCCCTAATCGGCGTCTCCGGTTCCATCCTCTCATACATCATGTGTGTCGCCATGAACCGCTCCCTCACAAACGTCTTGTTCGGAGGCCTCGGCACACCGACAGCAATGCAAGAGTACAAACCCCAAGGTGAAGTTACAACAACATCTGTAGAAGACCTCGCAGATGCCCTCCTCAACTCTGAAaaggtcatcctcatcgtcggctACGGCATGGCTGTGGCAAAGGCCCAGTACGCCTTGTCCAGCATTGTCTCGTCTCTGAGGGCCAAGGGTATCACTGTTCGCTTCGCCATCCACCCCGTTGCTGGCCGTATGCCCGGTCAGTGCAACGTGCTTCTCGCTGAGGCTAGTGTGCCTTATGATATCGTCCTGGAAATGGACGAGATCAACGACGACTTCCCCGACACGGATCTTGCTGTTGTCATTGGTGCCAACGACACTGTTAACCCCATTGCCCTGGAGAAGGGTAGCTCCATCGAGGGCATGCCTGTACTTCACGCCTGGAAGGCCAAGCAGGTTGTagtgatgaagaggagtCTGGCCAGCGGCTATGGTGAGTAATTCCGGTCACTTTAACTGACTGAACGCTAACAGAAGCAGCCGATGTCCCCAACCCCATGTTTTACATGCCCAACGCCAAGATGCTTTTCGGAGATGCTAGAGTCACTTGCGAAGGTAAGTATCTCGTCCATCTCCAAGTCCCTCGCTAACGTTCCCAGCCATCAAATCGGCCATCGAGTCCAAATCGTCGTAGAAGCAATCTGAGtgatttttatatatagttgaTCGATTTCTTTACAGGAAAGACCATGTGGAGGAGCTCATAGAGTGCGAATGTTTTGCTAGATCCTATACCATTATTATTCACTGGCTGCAAGGGTCCGCCCATGCAGCGGCTCGATTGATCTGAATGAATTCAAGACCCTTTTTTTCGGGTTCGTCTTTTTGACAGTTTAATTGTCTAACCGAGATTCATATGTACAGTCTTCAACTCGCTCATGCCCGGGGAGCAGCCACGGGCTCCCATGCCGTgatcttggacttggcccTAGGGAATGTCAGCATGCCACCACCCACACTTTCACATCGTACGCACGTGTTGTAGGTCTTGAAGGCTCCTCGGCTCTGGGTATAGTTGGGGATGGCCTTGGTGGGCTCAAAGTGGCGGGTACCCGGGTTCAACAGAGCATCCTCGGTCGGGGGCTTGTCGACGCCGTAGCTGATCCACAAGTGCCATCCGGGCTCGATGTGGGCGGCGTCGTAGTCGTGCTTGGCGTACTCGACCCAGCGCGTTCGGAGGGGCAGTTCCTCGTTGTTCTCAAAGTACTTATTGCCCGCGCGATCGGTACCGATGAGACGACCGTACTTGGTGTCACCTGCGCTGGTCAGAGAGAGTCGAGGAGAGTCAGAATTGAAACGTACCGATGTACTATTCGTAACAGACAGACGTCGTTAGTCAAGCTCGAGTGGTTCGGTCGTCGGCACATACCAGCATCTGTCGGAAGTAATCCTACTCAGGGTCAGCATTGAAGCTCAATGGCGGTTTTTGGAAGGACTCACCTTGATTCCAACCTTTCGCAGGTTGGACAGCGTTCGCGTAATCGTCGACATGGTTGCGGTTCAGCGACAATTGACCTCGGCGTGCAACGAGGGATTGAGGGTCTTGATCGGTCCTCTGGCGATGAAGTGGTTACCGGGACGGAAAAACGTCGGCAGAACCTCTTTGTGACGGCATGCAGGCACGTACCCACAGCTTCTGAACCAGAAATATCCAGGCCATTAACAAGCAAATCTTCAACGCCACGTCAAGCTTCGACAGGTACCCAATTGAGCTCCGAAATGCTCGCACGGAGCTGCGCGCGATGCACGACTAGGCTCCGAGCCGCACGTCCCAAGCCGAGCGTCCCACGACCGAGGATTCAGCGGAGACAGTATGGAATGTCGGCTGGTGCCCCAGCTCCGGCACCGGCGTCGAGCACTGCGAGCGGCGTAGGTGCTCTGGCGCCGTTTGTCAACGAGTTGGACCGTCTTGCGCCGAGTTTCGATGTTCAAGGGGAGCAGATACAGATTATTAGGACGCCGACAGAGTTCTACGAGACGCTCAAGGTGTGACTGTTGATTCTGTGTAGGGGAATATGGCTGATGGGATTAGGATCGGATACGAAAAGCCCAGCGACGCATCTTTCTGTCGACGCTATACATCGGAAAGTCCGAACGGGAGCTCATCGAGACGTTACAAGAGGCACTGAGGAAGAACCCCGAAGTTAAGCTCAGTATCTTGACTGATGCCCTCCGCGGCACTCGAGAGGCCCCGAACCCGTCATGTGCGTCCTTGCTGGCACCGCTCGTGCAAGAGTTTGGAGCAGACCGAGTCGAGATTCGCATGTATCACACGCCGAACCTGACAGGGCTGAGAAAGGAGTACATTCCAAAGCGTATTAATGAGGGATGGGGGCTTCAGCACATGAAGCTATACGGAGTCGATGATGAGATCATCATGTCTGGGTAAGTCACCAGAGGCATTCACACGAACTTGACTGACTTTTTAGGGCAAACTTATCTACCGACTACTTTACGAACCGTCAAGATCGCTACCACCTGTTCTCATCCAAAGAAGTGACGGACCACTTCTGGAAGATTCACTCAGGGGTCACATCGTTCAGTTTCCTGGTTCAACCCTCAGAAGAACCAGCAGGCTTCACCCTCTCATGGCCAACAACAAACTCGGCCCCTTCACCTCTCGAGAAGCCTCAGTCTTTCATCAAGCGTACCACATCAACGCTGCAGGCCTTGATACATCCCACCTCTAAGCCAGTTCAGGATATTTCAGATACGAGGGTTTACATGCTCAGTCAGATGTCCCAGGTTATGAAGCCTGATACATCGACTGAACTCCCCATCATTACTCACATTCTCAAAACCCTGGCCTCACCCGCATATCGCGACTCTTCGTGGACATTTACAGCCGGTTACTTTAACCCTGCTCCCTCTCTGACaaagctcctcctcagtACCGCCTCGACTTCAAATACAGTCATTACCGCTGCCCCAGAAGCAAATGGCTTCTACAAGTCCAAGGGTGTCTCTGGACTCCTCCCGGATGCTTACACGCTTCTTGCTCGTCGCTTCGTCCACCGCGTGCACCACGAAGGCCGCGATGAAGACATCACCCTCAAGGAGTGGCGTCACGGCGTGGTTGGCCAACCTGGAGGATGGACATACCACGCAAAGGGTCTTTGGGTAACCATGCCTGGCGATAAGTACCCTGCCATGAGCATCATCGGAAGCTCCAACTACACAAAGCGAAGCTACTCTCACGACCTCGAAGCTGGTGCCCTGATTGTTACTCGCGATGAGGGTTTAAAGGCCAGGCTCGCGAACGAACAGCTCTGGCTTCAAGAGCACGCGACAAAAGCGACAAGAGACGACTTTGCCAAAAACGAACGAAGAGTAGGACTCAAGGTCCGAGTCGCCATGTGGATTGTCTCCCTAGTTGGTGGAGCGTTGTAAACATATTGTAACATACTGTAACACTTGATCTTGTAGAATAGACAGTAGATGGAGGCGTTGTTGACGGGTCTATGACATGATACCCAACTTCAACCTTGCTCGAATCATATCTTTTGACGTTCAGGTTGTATACACAATAATACAAGGCTATTCCTACACGGCTCTTATGCCCCAATCACCCTCGTCCCCGTCGCAGGTCCTCCCTTGATGAGACCTTGCATCACGACCCGGCTCACAAGGTCGCTCTGGTGCTGCTCAATCATCTCCTTGAGCACGCTCCTCTCCAGCACCACCTTGCCCGTCTCCAAGAGGTCCTTGACATCCACGTCCTCGAGGTCCAGTGCTCGACCCTCCCAGGGGACCTGCTCCATAGCCTCGAAGAGGGCCTCGCGGCGGTTGCCCGTCACAAAGAGAGTGCGGCCGCTGGCCCGGCCAAGGCCCAGGTTGCCTAGCATGCCCGTCATGTACTTCTTGAGATATGTCTCCTTCATCCCATCCTTGAGGTACTTTCCAGCAAGCAGCTCAAAGTCGGTCGGCAGAGCAAGATCCATACCATCCTCACACACAATCAAATCTCCCTTTCGGTAACGGTAACTCAACGCAGTGCGCCAAGCCTTGTCGTAGACCTTTCGGTTAAGGCCGGTTCCAAAGTCGCGGGGCTTAGGTCCAAACACCTTTCCACCGCCTCGGAGGAGGGGACTCTGCTTGGTGCCGAGACGGGCGCGGCCAGTTCCCTTCTGAGGTCGCATCTTGCGGTGCGAGCCGTTGACCTCCCAGCGGTTCTTGCTCGAGGCGGTGCCCTGACGGGTGTTGTCGCCCTCGTAGACGACggcgagatggaggatgtcGCGGCGGAGGGGGAGGTAGAGGTGGTTGACGGACCATTGCTCGAGGGCTGTGGGCTCGAGGGAGGGGAAGCTGTGAATGGTGAGGGGGACGGTCGAGACTGGGTGTGTCAGTAGAGGTTGACTGCAACGTTAGATAGGAGACTGACTGGGCCTCCATGACTCTAGAATACCCTGAGGAGTATCGCCAGACTTAGGGACAGCAGAGGCATCGGTAGAAGACACCTCTGTAGCCATTGACCTTGTAAACGTCTTGCTAAGAGCAGCCGGCTACAGAACGTTAGATGCGAATACCATGAAAGACTCTTCCACTCACCCTAGCAGACACCCGCAGCGCGCCCATGGCCTCGGCCAGGCAACCAATTCCCTTGCCCGCCATTGCAACAGATTCCACGTATGGTCTTTTTGTCGTGGATTGGCGTCGGCTTGCAATAAGGCCAAAGAGTGATGCCGATGTTGGTTCCGTTTCTCAAAAACCGTGATGCTCGAAAAGTGGTTCGGCATCTTCCGCCTCCGGTCCCCGACTTTTTTGTGGGGCTGAGCCATTGCAAACCATCCCCAAGCTTTTTCTCGATATTCGAGATATCCAACCGAGAATCGACGACCGCCAAATCAACGACCTCAACATGTCGCGTTGCCAGGCCGTCGTAAGGCCGCTCGCCCGGCAGCTGCGGCCGCAATGCGTCGTCCGACCCTTCACCACCGCCATCCCCCGGCCCGCCGAAGTCGAGACGACACAGACTCCCACCGAGACAAACCCGCTCGACTTGGATCCCAATACCGTGCTCCCCGAGTTCGAGGCGCAGGTCATCAAGGCCGGAAAGATGCCAATTGGCTCCCGTCGTCGCCGCGTCGCCATCCGCACCACCGGCGACCTCCCCTTTGAACACCTGCCCTACCAGGCTTTCCAGGAAGCACGCAAGATTCTGGCCGCAGACcgggaggagaagctggccaAGATCACAAAGGAGGTGGAAAAGATTGCTttccttgagaagaaggatccCAGTGAGGTCCAGGGCGgacagaagatgaaggatgtCAAGTTGGCTAGTCTGCGGAGACAtgtcgacaagctcaagattcTCGCCGACGCCAACGATCCCATCGTCAAGAAGCGATTCGAGGACGGTCTGGGTATGCAATTGAGCCATTGAAATACTGTCACAGTAACTAACAACCCCAGGCGACATGAACAAGCCCATCTAC contains the following coding sequences:
- a CDS encoding Proton-translocating NAD(P)(+) transhydrogenase; translated protein: MVANMLRPLATTAAPASASELCASSCFVSKQLKRYKVRDAILSRRKQWQSTFASSRQRAIAPAISKPLALIRHVSVPVTPPRTYSTVVLPKTTPYDHLTVGVPTEVFPGERRVSLTPANVALLKKKGFKQVLVERGAGTSADFPDAAYEAAGATLVTGPKDVWSNADIILKVRGPGLGEVDCMKEGQTIISLLQPAQNKELVEKIAARKATSFAMDMIPRISRAQVFDALSSMANIAGYKAVLEASNVFGRFLTGQVTAAGKIPPCKVLVIGAGVAGLSAIATARRMGAIVRGFDTRSAAREQVQSLGAEFIEVELEEDGSGAGGYAKEMSKEFIEAEMKLFKEQAKEVDIIITTALIPGKPAPKLLKNDILDVMKPGSVIVDLAAEAGGNCEATKKGELAVYNDVKIIGYTDLPSRLPTQSSTLYSNNITKFLLSMAPEPKAFGIDLSDEVVRGAIVTQDGDILPPAPRPAPPPAPVKTEPVEAAPEPVALTPWQKKTREVAGVTAGMGSIIALGKWTSPLLMSNAFTFALASLIGYRAVWGVAPALHSPLMSVTNAISGMVGIGGLFILGGGFLPETVPQAFGALSVLLAFVNVGGGFVITKRMLDMFKRPTDPPEYPWLYAIPAALCGGGFVAAASTGAAGLVQAGYLISSVLCIGSISSLASQATARMGNMIGILGVGTGVLASLLAAGFTPEVLTQFGGLAALGTIAGFLIGKRITPTDLPQTVAALHSVVGLAAVLTSIGSVMADVMDPSTLHLVTAYLGVLIGGITFTGSIVAFLKLGGRMSSKPKILPGRHAINSGLLATNVATMGAFVTMAPGSPMIAAGALAANAALSFIKGYTTTAAIGGADMPVVITVLNAYSGFALVAEGFMLDNPLLTTVGALIGVSGSILSYIMCVAMNRSLTNVLFGGLGTPTAMQEYKPQGEVTTTSVEDLADALLNSEKVILIVGYGMAVAKAQYALSSIVSSLRAKGITVRFAIHPVAGRMPGQCNVLLAEASVPYDIVLEMDEINDDFPDTDLAVVIGANDTVNPIALEKGSSIEGMPVLHAWKAKQVVVMKRSLASGYADVPNPMFYMPNAKMLFGDARVTCEAIKSAIESKSS
- a CDS encoding CDP-diacylglycerol--glycerol-3-phosphate 3-phosphatidyltransferase, whose product is MLARSCARCTTRLRAARPKPSVPRPRIQRRQYGMSAGAPAPAPASSTASGVGALAPFVNELDRLAPSFDVQGEQIQIIRTPTEFYETLKDRIRKAQRRIFLSTLYIGKSERELIETLQEALRKNPEVKLSILTDALRGTREAPNPSCASLLAPLVQEFGADRVEIRMYHTPNLTGLRKEYIPKRINEGWGLQHMKLYGVDDEIIMSGANLSTDYFTNRQDRYHLFSSKEVTDHFWKIHSGVTSFSFLVQPSEEPAGFTLSWPTTNSAPSPLEKPQSFIKRTTSTLQALIHPTSKPVQDISDTRVYMLSQMSQVMKPDTSTELPIITHILKTLASPAYRDSSWTFTAGYFNPAPSLTKLLLSTASTSNTVITAAPEANGFYKSKGVSGLLPDAYTLLARRFVHRVHHEGRDEDITLKEWRHGVVGQPGGWTYHAKGLWVTMPGDKYPAMSIIGSSNYTKRSYSHDLEAGALIVTRDEGLKARLANEQLWLQEHATKATRDDFAKNERRVGLKVRVAMWIVSLVGGAL
- a CDS encoding NADH dehydrogenase [ubiquinone] 1 alpha subcomplex subunit; this encodes MSTITRTLSNLRKVGIKDYFRQMLYIGDTKYGRLIGTDRAGNKYFENNEELPLRTRWVEYAKHDYDAAHIEPGWHLWISYGVDKPPTEDALLNPGTRHFEPTKAIPNYTQSRGAFKTYNTAKSKITAWEPVAAPRA